The following are encoded together in the Streptomyces flavofungini genome:
- a CDS encoding CehA/McbA family metallohydrolase, which produces MCEDESHLNRRALLVTGAATALTLGSVSFASSAGAAEERRTGKETKTVKGTLPTGSPDFVYLPVEIPRGVQQIHVSYTYEKVAVPPGTVGNALDIGIFDERGTALGGKGFRGWSGGARTEFFIRADDATPGYIPGPVRAGTWNIALGPYTVAPEGLPYEVTITLTYGAPGTTPKPKYPPERAKGRGRAWYRGDCHLHTWYSDGRRTPAEIGALARAAGLDFINSSEHNTQSAHAHWSEVAGDDLLVLLGEEITTRNGHVLALGTDPGTFVDWRYRARDNRFGHYARQIRRSGGLVVPAHPHATCVGCNWKFGFGEADAVEVWNGAFSPEDEVAISEWDNALVASARGNRRWTPAMGNSDAHRDPDPVGRPQTVVLAEDLTREAIQDGIRAGRSYLTESKAIELTFGASGGKGRHAGIGERLRVDSDDPVTVRLDVKGVPGCTVRFITDQGVLFTSPVIPESGAGSAEWRTTASYAAYVRAEVRAAPVTPPLPGPMKALTNPIFLGR; this is translated from the coding sequence ATGTGTGAGGACGAAAGCCACCTGAACAGACGCGCGCTGCTCGTGACGGGGGCGGCCACCGCCCTTACGTTGGGCAGCGTGAGCTTCGCGAGCAGCGCCGGCGCCGCCGAGGAGCGGCGCACCGGGAAAGAGACGAAGACGGTCAAGGGCACCCTGCCCACGGGGTCGCCCGACTTCGTGTATCTGCCGGTCGAGATCCCGCGGGGGGTCCAGCAGATCCACGTCTCGTACACCTACGAGAAGGTGGCGGTGCCGCCCGGCACCGTCGGCAACGCCCTCGACATCGGCATCTTCGACGAGCGCGGCACGGCGCTCGGCGGCAAGGGGTTCCGTGGCTGGTCGGGCGGCGCCCGGACGGAGTTCTTCATCCGCGCGGACGACGCGACGCCCGGCTACATCCCGGGGCCCGTGCGGGCCGGGACGTGGAACATCGCGCTCGGGCCCTACACCGTGGCGCCGGAAGGACTGCCGTACGAGGTGACCATCACCCTCACCTACGGCGCGCCGGGGACCACGCCGAAGCCGAAGTACCCGCCGGAGCGCGCCAAGGGGCGCGGCCGCGCCTGGTACCGGGGCGACTGCCACCTCCACACCTGGTACTCCGACGGCCGCCGCACCCCCGCCGAGATCGGCGCCCTCGCCCGTGCCGCCGGGCTCGACTTCATCAACTCCTCCGAACACAACACCCAGTCCGCGCACGCCCACTGGTCCGAGGTCGCGGGCGACGACCTGCTCGTCCTGCTCGGCGAGGAGATCACCACCCGCAACGGCCACGTCCTCGCCCTCGGCACCGACCCCGGCACGTTCGTCGACTGGCGCTATCGCGCCCGCGACAACCGCTTCGGCCACTACGCCCGCCAGATCCGCCGCTCCGGCGGCCTCGTCGTGCCCGCGCACCCGCACGCCACCTGCGTCGGCTGCAACTGGAAGTTCGGCTTCGGCGAGGCCGACGCGGTGGAGGTGTGGAACGGGGCGTTCTCGCCCGAGGACGAGGTGGCGATCTCCGAGTGGGACAACGCGCTCGTCGCCTCCGCCCGCGGCAACCGCCGCTGGACCCCGGCCATGGGCAACAGCGACGCCCACCGCGACCCCGACCCCGTCGGCCGCCCCCAGACCGTCGTCCTCGCCGAGGACCTGACCCGCGAGGCCATCCAGGACGGCATCCGCGCGGGCCGCTCCTACCTCACGGAGTCCAAGGCCATCGAGCTGACCTTCGGCGCCTCCGGCGGCAAGGGGCGGCACGCGGGCATCGGCGAGCGGCTGCGGGTCGACTCCGACGACCCGGTGACGGTACGCCTCGATGTGAAGGGCGTGCCCGGCTGCACCGTCCGGTTCATCACGGACCAGGGCGTGCTGTTCACCAGCCCGGTGATTCCCGAGTCGGGGGCGGGGTCCGCGGAGTGGCGGACGACGGCTTCGTACGCGGCGTACGTCCGCGCCGAGGTGCGCGCGGCGCCGGTGACGCCGCCGCTTCCCGGACCGATGAAGGCGCTCACGAACCCGATCTTCCTGGGGCGTTGA
- a CDS encoding MFS transporter translates to MYGYSFLDDCVLLYPVYALLFSDTDLSTTQISSLFVLWSLTGILLEVPSGALADAVSRRLLLWTGPLLTATGFALWVLVPSYGTFALGFVLWGAKGACGSGALEALVYEELARLGAANDYARVMGRARTASLLGVMTATALAGPALATGGYGLVGTASVAACVLTAGAARGLPEHRGGSQADSDADEPGGEGWWGALRAGVAEARGDRAVRAALLLVPAVTAVWGALDEYTPLLVREAGAGDAEVPWWLLLIWVGATAGSLLAGAVRGVGTAGLAGLLAGAGLALAAGTALPPHGLRLPAAITLIALAFCAFQLTTVLADARLQAGVRGPSRATVTSLAGAATDLTTVAVYAAYGLLASRTTHGTTFALFAAPYVVTALALTLPLATSGRRGGSHPCGPCRHDHTAPD, encoded by the coding sequence CTGTACGGCTACTCCTTCCTGGACGACTGCGTCCTGCTCTACCCCGTGTACGCGCTGCTCTTCAGCGACACGGACCTCTCCACCACGCAGATCTCGTCCCTCTTCGTCCTCTGGTCCCTGACCGGCATCCTGCTGGAAGTCCCCTCCGGCGCCCTCGCCGACGCGGTCTCGCGCCGCCTGCTCCTGTGGACCGGCCCGCTCCTGACCGCCACGGGCTTCGCCCTGTGGGTCCTCGTCCCCTCGTACGGGACGTTCGCGCTCGGCTTCGTGCTCTGGGGCGCGAAGGGGGCGTGCGGCTCCGGCGCGCTGGAGGCCCTCGTGTACGAGGAGTTGGCCCGCCTGGGCGCGGCGAACGACTACGCCCGGGTCATGGGCCGCGCGCGGACCGCGTCCCTCCTGGGCGTGATGACGGCGACGGCCCTGGCGGGCCCGGCCCTCGCGACGGGCGGGTACGGCCTGGTGGGCACGGCGAGCGTGGCGGCGTGCGTGCTGACGGCGGGGGCGGCCCGGGGGCTGCCGGAGCATCGGGGCGGATCGCAGGCCGACAGCGACGCGGACGAGCCCGGCGGGGAGGGCTGGTGGGGTGCCCTGCGGGCGGGCGTCGCCGAGGCCAGGGGCGACCGGGCGGTGCGCGCGGCCCTGCTGCTCGTACCGGCGGTGACGGCGGTGTGGGGCGCGCTGGACGAGTACACGCCGCTGCTCGTGCGGGAGGCGGGGGCGGGGGACGCGGAGGTGCCGTGGTGGCTGCTCCTGATCTGGGTGGGGGCGACGGCGGGCAGCCTCCTCGCGGGGGCGGTGCGGGGCGTGGGCACGGCGGGCCTCGCGGGGCTCCTGGCGGGGGCGGGTCTGGCCCTCGCGGCGGGCACGGCGCTCCCGCCGCACGGACTCCGCCTCCCGGCGGCCATCACCCTCATCGCCCTGGCCTTCTGCGCCTTCCAGCTCACCACGGTCCTGGCCGACGCCCGCCTCCAGGCAGGCGTCAGGGGCCCGAGCCGGGCGACGGTGACGTCCCTGGCGGGCGCGGCGACCGACCTCACGACGGTGGCGGTGTACGCGGCGTACGGCCTCCTGGCCTCCCGGACCACCCACGGCACGACGTTCGCGCTCTTCGCGGCGCCGTACGTGGTGACGGCCCTGGCCCTGACCCTGCCCCTGGCGACGAGTGGGCGCCGCGGCGGCAGTCACCCCTGTGGACCCTGCCGACACGACCACACCGCACCTGACTAG
- a CDS encoding VOC family protein, whose product MSQTLPLRLHHHAWITDDQEANRHFYEDIIGLPLVATWTEREVLSGAERAYSHALYGMADGSALAFFQFADPKDQEEFKTDLNFTPLRHIAFKVEAETQEAILKRVDSAGYADSNAHVLDHGFCVSLYVTDPNGLILEFAVDHPEVEKIDAERRATAHTDLARWLAGDHTSNNHWR is encoded by the coding sequence ATGAGCCAGACCCTGCCGCTCCGCCTGCACCACCACGCATGGATCACCGACGACCAGGAGGCCAACCGGCACTTCTACGAGGACATCATCGGCCTGCCCCTGGTGGCCACCTGGACCGAACGCGAGGTGCTCTCCGGGGCCGAACGCGCCTACAGCCACGCCCTCTACGGCATGGCCGACGGCAGCGCGCTCGCCTTCTTCCAGTTCGCCGACCCCAAGGACCAGGAGGAGTTCAAGACGGACCTCAACTTCACCCCCCTGCGCCACATCGCCTTCAAGGTCGAGGCGGAGACCCAGGAAGCCATACTCAAGCGCGTCGACTCGGCCGGCTACGCCGATTCGAACGCCCACGTACTCGACCACGGCTTCTGTGTCTCGCTGTACGTCACGGACCCCAACGGGCTCATCCTGGAATTCGCTGTCGACCACCCCGAGGTGGAGAAGATCGACGCCGAACGACGCGCCACAGCGCACACCGACCTCGCCCGCTGGCTCGCCGGTGACCACACCAGCAACAACCACTGGCGCTGA
- a CDS encoding serine hydrolase domain-containing protein produces MTAAATVAAGVMSLGALAPSAAAAASASSGSSAASAASASSGSSASSGKAARPDSVQKGLNSLVRDGGPPGALASVKDRDGHVRGYTAGVGDLATGAKVPKDGQVRIGSNTKTFTAVVVLQLVAEKKIRLDASVDTYLPGLVRGDGIDGRRITVRHLLQHTSGLPNYTDYLDFPAIQHRYFEPRELVDIALEHKARSAPGKKWEYNNTNYVLAGLIIQKVTGRPLAEEIDKRVVQRVGLRHTYFPAVGDQTIRERHPKGYVADPQGGPPRDFTTMDPSWGWAAGQMISTNADLNRFFGALLSGRLLPKAQLDQMRTTIPAERLGPGVGYGLGLVSRPLSCGGVSWGHGGDIDGYETRGGVTKDGRAANVAVTMMPRSEAEMKRVEKVVDTALCR; encoded by the coding sequence GTGACGGCCGCAGCCACCGTGGCCGCCGGGGTGATGTCTCTCGGCGCCCTGGCTCCGTCGGCGGCGGCCGCGGCGTCGGCCTCATCGGGGTCATCGGCGGCGTCCGCGGCATCGGCCTCATCGGGGTCGTCGGCGTCATCCGGCAAGGCCGCTCGGCCCGACTCCGTGCAGAAGGGGCTCAACTCGCTGGTGCGCGACGGCGGCCCGCCCGGTGCCCTCGCGAGCGTGAAGGACCGGGACGGACACGTCCGCGGCTACACCGCGGGCGTCGGCGACCTGGCCACCGGCGCGAAGGTGCCCAAGGACGGGCAGGTGCGCATCGGCAGCAACACCAAGACCTTCACCGCGGTGGTCGTGCTCCAACTGGTCGCCGAGAAGAAGATCCGCCTCGACGCCTCCGTCGACACCTATCTGCCCGGCCTCGTCCGCGGCGACGGCATAGACGGCCGCCGCATCACCGTCCGCCACCTGCTCCAGCACACCAGCGGACTGCCCAACTACACCGACTACCTCGACTTCCCGGCCATCCAGCACCGGTACTTCGAACCCCGCGAGCTCGTCGACATCGCCCTGGAGCACAAGGCCCGCTCCGCCCCCGGCAAGAAGTGGGAGTACAACAACACCAACTACGTCCTGGCCGGGCTCATCATCCAGAAGGTGACCGGGCGCCCCCTGGCCGAGGAGATCGACAAGCGCGTCGTCCAGCGCGTCGGGCTGCGCCACACCTACTTCCCCGCCGTCGGTGACCAGACCATCCGGGAACGGCACCCCAAGGGTTACGTCGCCGACCCGCAGGGCGGGCCGCCGCGCGACTTCACCACGATGGACCCCTCGTGGGGCTGGGCGGCGGGGCAGATGATCTCCACCAACGCCGACCTCAACCGGTTCTTCGGCGCCCTGCTCTCCGGCCGCCTCCTGCCGAAGGCCCAGCTCGACCAGATGCGCACCACGATCCCCGCCGAACGGCTGGGCCCCGGCGTCGGCTACGGCCTGGGACTCGTCAGCAGGCCGCTGTCCTGCGGCGGCGTCTCCTGGGGCCACGGCGGCGACATCGACGGCTACGAGACCCGGGGCGGCGTCACCAAGGACGGCCGCGCCGCCAACGTCGCGGTGACGATGATGCCGAGGAGCGAGGCGGAGATGAAGCGCGTGGAGAAGGTCGTCGACACCGCTCTGTGCCGTTGA
- a CDS encoding bifunctional FO biosynthesis protein CofGH, which yields MTNSAQPAEAGRPTANAMRRALKRARDGVALDVAEAAVLLRARGADLEDLAASAGRVRDAGLAAEGRAGVITYSKSVFIPLTRLCRDKCHYCTFVTVPGKLRRDGHGMFMSPDEVLDIARRGAELGCKEALITLGDKPEDRWPEAREWLEAAGYDDTIAYVRAISIRILEETGLLPHLNPGVLSWTDFQRLKPVAPSMGMMLETTAERLWSEPGGPHHGSPDKEPAVRLRVLEDAGRSSVPFTSGLLIGIGETYEERAESLFALRRVARSYHGVQELIIQNFRAKPDTAMRGMPDAEMDELVATVAVARHIMGPAGCIQAPPNLVDGEYGRLIRAGIDDWGGVSPITIDHVNPEKPWPRIEELAARSEAEGFRLAERLCVYPEFVRRGEPWLDPRLLPHVRALADPKTGLADPDAPVRGLPWQEPDEGYVATKSSGRTDLHRTIDTTGRTADRRDDFDEVYGDWEALREQAAPGMAPSRIDGDVRAALATAADDPTKLTDDEALALLHADGPALDALCSVADDVRKSVVGDDVTYIVTRNINFTNVCYTGCRFCAFAQRRTDADAYTLSLSQVADRAAQAWDVGAVEVCMQGGIHPDLPGTAYFDIARAVKERVPGMHVHAFSPMEVVNGATRTGLSIREWLTRAKESGLDSIPGTAAEILDDEVRWILTKGKLPAATWIEVVKTAHELGLRSSSTMMYGHVDQPRHWLGHFRTLAALQQETGGFTEFVTLPFIHTNAPVYLAGIARPGPTTRDNRAVTAMARLLLHPHIPNIQTSWVKLGAEGAAEMLRSGANDLGGTLMEETISRMAGSSYGSYRSVADLVAIAEAAGRPSRPRTTLYGEVPEERVRAAAASDGQLPELLPVLDA from the coding sequence ATGACCAACAGCGCACAGCCCGCCGAGGCCGGACGTCCCACCGCCAACGCCATGCGCCGCGCCCTGAAACGGGCCAGGGACGGCGTCGCGCTGGATGTCGCGGAGGCGGCGGTGCTGCTGCGGGCGCGCGGCGCGGACCTGGAGGATCTGGCCGCGTCGGCGGGGCGGGTGCGGGACGCGGGGCTCGCGGCGGAGGGGCGCGCGGGCGTCATCACGTACTCGAAGAGCGTGTTCATCCCGCTGACGCGGCTGTGCCGGGACAAGTGCCACTACTGCACGTTCGTGACCGTCCCCGGCAAGCTGCGCCGGGACGGGCACGGGATGTTCATGTCGCCCGACGAGGTCCTCGACATCGCGCGCCGCGGAGCCGAGCTGGGCTGCAAGGAAGCCCTCATCACGCTCGGCGACAAGCCGGAGGACCGGTGGCCCGAGGCCCGGGAGTGGCTGGAGGCGGCGGGGTACGACGACACGATCGCGTACGTGCGGGCCATCTCCATCCGGATCCTGGAGGAGACCGGGCTGCTCCCGCACCTCAACCCCGGCGTCTTGAGCTGGACCGACTTCCAGCGGCTCAAGCCCGTCGCGCCCAGCATGGGGATGATGCTGGAGACGACGGCGGAGCGGCTGTGGAGCGAGCCGGGCGGGCCGCACCACGGCTCCCCGGACAAGGAACCCGCAGTGCGCCTGCGGGTTCTTGAGGACGCCGGGCGGTCGTCCGTGCCGTTCACCAGCGGGCTGCTCATCGGCATCGGGGAGACGTACGAGGAGCGGGCCGAGTCGCTGTTCGCGCTGCGCCGCGTGGCCCGGTCCTACCACGGCGTGCAGGAGCTGATCATCCAGAACTTCCGCGCCAAGCCGGACACGGCGATGCGCGGGATGCCGGACGCCGAGATGGACGAGCTGGTGGCCACGGTCGCCGTGGCCCGGCACATCATGGGCCCCGCCGGGTGCATCCAGGCTCCGCCGAACCTCGTCGACGGGGAGTACGGGCGCCTCATCCGCGCCGGGATCGACGACTGGGGCGGGGTCTCCCCGATCACCATCGACCACGTCAACCCCGAGAAGCCGTGGCCGCGGATCGAGGAGCTGGCCGCGCGGTCCGAGGCGGAGGGCTTCCGGCTCGCGGAACGCCTGTGCGTGTACCCGGAGTTCGTGCGGCGCGGCGAGCCGTGGCTCGACCCGCGCCTCCTGCCGCACGTGCGCGCCCTCGCCGACCCAAAGACGGGCCTCGCCGACCCCGACGCCCCCGTGCGCGGCCTGCCCTGGCAGGAGCCCGACGAGGGGTACGTGGCCACGAAGTCATCGGGCCGCACCGACCTGCACCGCACCATCGACACCACGGGCCGCACCGCCGACCGGCGCGACGACTTCGACGAGGTGTACGGCGACTGGGAGGCCCTGCGCGAGCAGGCCGCGCCCGGCATGGCGCCCTCCCGCATCGACGGCGACGTCCGCGCCGCCCTCGCCACGGCCGCCGACGACCCGACGAAGCTCACCGACGACGAGGCCCTCGCCCTGCTGCACGCCGACGGGCCCGCCCTCGACGCCCTGTGCTCCGTCGCCGACGACGTCCGCAAGTCCGTGGTCGGCGACGACGTCACGTACATCGTCACCCGCAACATCAACTTCACCAACGTCTGCTACACGGGCTGCCGCTTCTGCGCCTTCGCCCAGCGGCGCACCGACGCCGACGCCTACACCCTCTCCCTGTCCCAGGTCGCCGACCGCGCCGCGCAGGCCTGGGACGTCGGCGCGGTCGAGGTGTGCATGCAGGGCGGCATCCACCCGGACCTGCCGGGCACGGCCTACTTCGACATCGCGCGGGCCGTGAAGGAGCGCGTGCCCGGCATGCACGTGCACGCCTTCTCCCCGATGGAGGTCGTCAACGGCGCCACCCGCACCGGCCTTTCGATACGTGAGTGGCTCACCCGCGCCAAGGAGTCCGGCCTCGACTCCATCCCCGGCACGGCCGCCGAGATCCTCGACGACGAGGTCCGCTGGATCCTCACCAAGGGCAAGCTGCCCGCCGCGACCTGGATCGAGGTCGTGAAGACCGCCCACGAGCTGGGCCTGCGCTCCTCCTCCACGATGATGTACGGCCACGTCGACCAGCCCCGCCACTGGCTCGGCCACTTCCGTACGCTCGCCGCCCTCCAGCAGGAGACCGGCGGCTTCACGGAGTTCGTGACGCTCCCCTTCATCCACACCAACGCGCCCGTCTACCTCGCGGGCATCGCCCGCCCCGGCCCCACCACCCGCGACAACCGCGCCGTGACGGCCATGGCCCGCCTCCTGCTCCACCCGCACATCCCCAACATCCAGACCAGCTGGGTGAAGCTCGGGGCGGAGGGGGCCGCCGAGATGCTGCGCTCCGGGGCGAACGACCTCGGGGGCACGCTGATGGAGGAGACCATCTCCCGGATGGCGGGCTCCAGTTACGGCTCCTACCGGTCGGTGGCCGACCTCGTCGCCATCGCGGAGGCGGCGGGGCGGCCTTCGCGGCCTCGGACGACGTTGTACGGAGAGGTGCCCGAGGAGCGGGTGCGGGCTGCCGCGGCGTCGGACGGGCAGCTGCCGGAGCTGTTGCCGGTGCTGGACGCGTAG
- a CDS encoding aldehyde dehydrogenase family protein — protein sequence MSGGAAGASREPQRLFVGGEWVEPDGGHHEVIDPATEDVVGLAPEASRAQVWQAAAAAREAFGTWSRTSPQERAAVLDRTADLLRRDFADHTELARAETGATTATARGMQVAVAVARFRRYARGALEPVETGIPPQINEAGPLGRAAALGAVAVRRPVGVVTCITSYNNPWANPAGKVAPALAMGNTVLVKPAPQDPLSVYRLAAALQEAGAPPGVVNVVSGSSVDVGEAAVDSPDVDMVSFTGSTAVGQRIGEVCGRGMKRQLMELGGKGAAIVFEDADLDAAAAGIGTTFSFYSGQICTAPTRVLVQRAAYEPLLDRLVRYAGHLKVGDPRERDTVVGPLISAAHRERVESYVELGRKEGARVVTGGERPGPGLDKGFYVAPALLADCAPEMRVVREEIFGPVVVVVPFDGTGEAAEDTAVALADDTDYGLIDYVWSADTARAFRVAARLRAGGVGVNTIGRNMEAPFGGFKRSGVGRDCGSYALHAYSETQAVVWAG from the coding sequence GTGAGCGGGGGCGCGGCGGGTGCGTCCAGGGAGCCGCAGCGGCTCTTCGTCGGCGGTGAGTGGGTCGAGCCGGACGGCGGGCACCACGAGGTGATCGACCCGGCGACCGAGGACGTCGTCGGCCTCGCCCCCGAGGCGAGCCGCGCCCAGGTCTGGCAGGCCGCGGCGGCGGCGCGGGAGGCCTTCGGGACGTGGTCGCGCACGTCGCCGCAGGAGCGCGCCGCCGTCCTCGACCGCACCGCCGACCTGCTGCGACGCGACTTCGCCGACCACACCGAACTGGCCCGAGCGGAGACCGGGGCGACCACCGCGACCGCGCGCGGCATGCAGGTCGCGGTGGCCGTGGCCCGCTTCCGGCGGTACGCGCGCGGCGCCCTCGAACCCGTCGAGACCGGCATCCCGCCCCAGATCAACGAGGCGGGCCCGCTCGGCCGGGCCGCCGCACTCGGCGCCGTCGCCGTGCGCCGCCCCGTCGGCGTCGTCACCTGCATCACCTCCTACAACAACCCCTGGGCGAACCCCGCGGGCAAGGTCGCCCCGGCCCTGGCGATGGGCAACACCGTCCTCGTCAAACCCGCGCCCCAGGACCCCCTGTCCGTCTACCGGTTGGCCGCCGCCCTTCAGGAGGCGGGCGCCCCGCCCGGCGTCGTCAACGTCGTCTCCGGATCCTCCGTGGACGTGGGCGAGGCCGCCGTCGACTCCCCGGACGTCGACATGGTGAGCTTCACCGGTTCCACGGCGGTCGGGCAGCGCATCGGCGAGGTGTGCGGGCGGGGCATGAAACGCCAGCTCATGGAGTTGGGCGGGAAGGGCGCGGCGATCGTCTTCGAGGACGCCGACCTGGACGCGGCCGCCGCGGGCATCGGCACCACGTTCTCGTTCTACAGCGGACAGATCTGCACGGCGCCGACGCGGGTGCTCGTCCAGCGGGCGGCGTACGAACCGCTCCTCGACCGGCTCGTGCGGTACGCGGGCCATCTCAAGGTGGGCGACCCGCGCGAGCGGGACACGGTCGTCGGGCCGCTCATCTCCGCCGCGCACCGCGAACGCGTGGAGTCCTACGTGGAGTTGGGCCGCAAGGAGGGCGCGCGGGTCGTGACCGGCGGCGAGCGTCCCGGCCCTGGACTCGACAAGGGCTTCTACGTCGCCCCCGCGCTCCTGGCCGACTGCGCGCCCGAGATGCGCGTGGTCCGCGAGGAGATCTTCGGGCCCGTCGTCGTGGTCGTGCCCTTCGACGGCACCGGCGAGGCCGCCGAGGACACCGCCGTCGCCCTCGCCGACGACACCGACTACGGCCTGATCGACTACGTCTGGTCGGCCGACACGGCCCGCGCCTTCCGCGTCGCGGCCCGGCTGCGCGCGGGCGGCGTCGGCGTGAACACCATCGGCCGCAACATGGAGGCCCCCTTCGGCGGCTTCAAGCGGAGCGGCGTGGGGCGCGACTGCGGGTCGTACGCCCTGCACGCGTACAGCGAGACGCAGGCGGTGGTGTGGGCGGGATGA
- a CDS encoding NADPH-dependent F420 reductase, protein MRIALIGTGNVGRALAKAWAAAGHDVVLGSRDPAAKEDLAKELGVPVVGIAAAAEHGEAVVNVTPGAESIATLRTAGAAALAGKLLIDIAVGFTEEPHGTALSHPDVSLGELIQSTFPEARVVKTFTTMDSVVMTGPDTLEEPSTVFLSGNDPTAKTRTATLLTDLGWPPSTHMDLGPIETARGQEHFAHLFMAIAVSQGTYDFNVRVVLPKAE, encoded by the coding sequence TTGCGAATAGCACTCATCGGAACAGGCAACGTCGGCCGCGCCCTCGCCAAGGCCTGGGCCGCGGCCGGTCACGACGTCGTGCTCGGCTCCCGCGACCCTGCGGCCAAGGAGGACCTGGCCAAGGAGCTGGGCGTGCCGGTCGTCGGGATCGCGGCGGCGGCGGAGCACGGCGAGGCCGTGGTGAACGTGACTCCCGGAGCGGAGTCGATAGCCACCCTCCGCACCGCGGGCGCCGCTGCCCTCGCGGGCAAACTCCTCATCGACATAGCCGTCGGCTTCACCGAGGAGCCGCACGGCACGGCCCTCTCCCACCCCGACGTCTCCCTCGGCGAACTGATCCAGTCGACGTTCCCCGAGGCCCGGGTGGTCAAGACCTTCACCACGATGGACTCCGTCGTCATGACGGGCCCCGACACCCTCGAAGAGCCCAGCACCGTCTTCCTCTCCGGCAACGACCCCACCGCCAAGACCCGGACAGCCACCCTCCTCACCGACCTCGGCTGGCCCCCCTCCACCCACATGGACCTCGGCCCCATCGAAACAGCCCGGGGCCAGGAGCACTTCGCCCACCTCTTCATGGCCATCGCCGTCTCCCAGGGCACGTACGACTTCAACGTGCGGGTGGTGCTGCCGAAGGCGGAGTGA
- a CDS encoding quinone oxidoreductase family protein yields MRAIQVYEVGGPEVLQEAEVEQPRPGPGEAVVEVAASGVNFLDVYHREGRYSLPLPFTPGTEGAGTVVEVGPGVVGVAVGDRVGWVEIPGTYAERAVVDSSRLVPLPDDIGFETAAAVLLQGMTAHYLVKDAYPVQGGDTVLVHAAAGGMGLLLTQLITHLGGRVIGTTSTTAKADLAKRAGAAEVILSSAVDDLAAEVRRLNGGQGLPVVFDGVGAHTFDASLASLRTRGHLVLFGAASGAVPPFDPIRLAHGGSLTLIRPSLGDFIADRSELLRRAADVFEWVRSEALEVTVTGRYALSEASRAHSDLEARRTTGKLLLVPDAAAVGRREETRS; encoded by the coding sequence ATGCGAGCGATTCAGGTGTACGAAGTGGGCGGTCCCGAGGTGCTGCAGGAGGCCGAGGTGGAACAGCCGCGGCCGGGTCCGGGCGAGGCGGTCGTGGAAGTCGCCGCATCCGGGGTCAACTTCCTCGACGTCTACCACCGCGAGGGCCGTTACAGCCTCCCGCTGCCCTTCACCCCGGGCACTGAGGGCGCCGGCACGGTCGTCGAAGTCGGACCCGGCGTCGTCGGCGTCGCAGTCGGGGACCGGGTCGGTTGGGTGGAGATTCCCGGCACGTATGCCGAGCGGGCCGTCGTGGACTCCTCCCGGCTGGTGCCGCTGCCCGACGACATCGGCTTCGAGACAGCCGCCGCCGTGCTCCTCCAAGGCATGACCGCGCACTATCTCGTCAAGGACGCCTACCCGGTTCAGGGGGGCGACACGGTGCTCGTGCATGCGGCTGCTGGTGGCATGGGGCTGCTTTTGACCCAGCTCATCACCCATCTCGGCGGCAGGGTGATCGGTACGACGTCGACCACGGCGAAGGCCGATCTCGCGAAGCGTGCCGGGGCCGCTGAGGTGATCCTTTCCTCCGCGGTCGACGATCTCGCAGCCGAGGTGAGGCGGCTCAACGGCGGTCAGGGACTGCCGGTTGTCTTCGACGGCGTCGGCGCGCACACCTTCGACGCGAGCCTCGCCAGCCTGCGGACCCGCGGCCATCTCGTGCTCTTCGGCGCGGCAAGTGGTGCCGTGCCGCCGTTCGATCCGATTCGGCTCGCCCACGGCGGTTCGCTGACCCTGATCCGGCCCAGCCTCGGGGACTTCATCGCCGATCGGTCCGAACTGCTCCGACGGGCCGCCGATGTGTTCGAGTGGGTGCGCTCCGAGGCGCTCGAGGTCACCGTAACGGGCCGCTACGCATTGTCCGAGGCCTCCCGGGCCCACAGCGACCTGGAGGCTCGGCGTACCACCGGCAAGCTGCTCCTAGTACCCGATGCGGCCGCTGTTGGACGCCGAGAGGAGACGCGGAGCTGA